ACCAGCTAGAACAATCACTGCACAAACACATAGATTACAGTAACCTTCCAAAAACCAGCAGAACCAATACACTGACACACATAGATACTTAGTACCTCAAAACCAGCTTAGAACCAAGTACACTGACAAACACATAATCAGTACACCTCAGAAACCAGCTAGAAACAATACACTGACAAACACATAGATACAGTACCTCAAAACCAGCTAGAACaaaacactgacaaacacagaTAAACAGTAACCTCAAAACCAGTAGAAAAATACACTGACAACACAAGTATACAGTAACCTGCAAAACCAGCGTAGAACAatacactgacaacacacacagaatacagtaacctcaaaacCAGCTAGAACAATACACTGACAAAACACACAGATAAGTAACCTCAAAACAGCAACAACTACACTGCAAAACACAGAATACAGTAACTCAAAACCAGCTAGAACaatacactgacaaacacacagatacagtaaCTCAAAAACCAGCTAGAACAATACACTGtcaaacacacagatacagtaaCCTCAAACCAGCTAGAACAATACATGACAACACACAGATACAGTAACCTCAAAACCAGCTAGAACaaaacactgacaaacacacagatacagtaaCCTCAAAACCAGCTAGAACAATACACTGACAAAACAAAGATACAGTAACCTTCAAAACCAGCTAGAACAATACATGACAACACACAGATACAGTAACCTCAAAACCAGCTAGAACAATACACTTGACAACACACCGAAATACAGTAACCTCTCAAAACAAGCTAGAACaatacactgacaaacacacagtacagtaaCCTCAAAAACCAGCTAGAAAAcaaacactgacaaacacacagatacagtaaCCTCAAAACCGACTAGAACACTACACTGACAAACCACACaatacagtaacctcaaaacCAGCTAGAGAACAATACACTGACAAAACAGATACAGTAACCAAAACAGCAGAACaatacactacaaacacacagagtACATAACCTCAACCAGCTAGAAGAATACACTGACAAAACACAGACGTAACCTCAAAACCGCTTAGAACATACCTACCAAACCAAAGATCAGTAACCTCAAACCGCTAGACAACACTGACAAACACAAAATCAGTAACCTCAAAACCGGGGAACAATTACACAGAGAAAAAGACCCCTGCTTGGTCTAACAACCATGTATTGTAAGGAGACAGGAAACCATTATGTTCACTTTAGTAACATCTTTAGGGCTAAggcaactgcatctcagtgcaagaggcgttcactgcagtccctggtcgaatccaggctgcatcacatccggccgagATGCGaaaattggcctagcgtcatccgggtttggtcGGAGTCGGCCGTCATttgtaataataatttgttctttaactgacttgctattTAAATAGAAGGTTACATTTACCAAGGCTAAAACCATGTTGTTACAGAGCAATATGGTAGTGTAGGACATCACTGTTGAAATAAAGGGTGAGCTGGGCATTTTCCATTGTACGGTGTAAACCATGTGTAAACATGTGTATGACAAACCTGACTAATCACCTATCCCTCTTTAACTACTTGGTTATACACAtcaaatggttctcaatcagcttGAGATGTTGCATTTACGTGCATTGCAGATTTATGGTGCTTCAGTGGAAAAAACACTCAAGCCGCAAGACCAACTCTTAGTGGTCTAAATGAGTCCTGGAAAGCAGAACGTCCATCTCTCAATGTGAAACTAGGGCCAGAAACAGCCAGGCTATAACACATAGTGGCTTGCCATGACAAGGGGCTAATTCcacaggggggagagaggtgtacAATGTTAAATATGTAGAGACTGAACAGTGTTGCATCACGTACAAGTACCCATGAACCTTGTGCAGACAACTGCATAACGGATCCTGCGCAGGTTGTCACTTTAACACAtctggactgtgtgtgttgtgttgttccaACACGTCGTCCCCTCCACCTCTACTACTTTATCCTGTAACTAATCTAGCCAGAGAGGACATGTGACTGGGCTGTCACATGAGACCAATGGAAGAAGTAATGTGCCAACCACTTTCCTCCATGTAGAAGTGGCGTCTCAGCACACAGTGCACACACTCAGTAGAACGACCGACGGGGGCATGTTCATTAGAcacaaaattaaattaaaaaacggATCTGAAAAGGGCTAATTTACTATGTGGACTTGGCTAATAAACGCTTATTTTTATTTtacgttgcaaaatgttttattttgtgtgcCATAATGAATACTGCCAGTCTCTGCAGCAAAAGACAGACTAATATACCAGCCATCAGATACATTCTAACTGGAGTCAGGAGTTAGCTGAAACATTAGGAGTCTCCCAGCCCAGGGCCAGCAGACAACCTACATCACAAGGTCAATGCATCAATTAGATGTTTTACGCCGTTTCAGCTGTTTGGATTTCAGAACCGGGATAGAATATGAACATTGTTGATCAAAGttctacagcctgaattcaattaATCAGTGATCAGAGACCCTTTAAATACATTTCTAGTGCTTTTATACATTTTGATTGAGCCTCAACTCAAGTGTAACACAACTTTCATTAGCCTAGCTATATGGTCATTCTCAATGTACTCTTGCTAGGCACTCGTCAGTTTAGCCCCAAAATGGCGGCGTAAACAGAGGCCACCAGTCAGTGTTCTCTTACCTCCACGCAGGTCTCAATGTCAGAGTACTGGTTCATGATGGGCAGGATGGTCTCCATACTGCTGTGTTTACCAGGTCTGACTTATTCCCCACCAGGATCAGTGGTACCCTGCAAcaacatctatatatatatatgccataTATgtgtgcattaaaaaaaaaatctgtatggGTTGCCCCAGCGGGAATCGAACCGACAACCCTTGGCATTGTAAGCTCAAatctctaccaactgaaccacacaggACCACATCATTATGACATCTTTACAACCCTCATTTAAATAACATTACAACTTCACACCAGTATCTTATTTGGCTGAGAAAACAGCCATTCATTCAAAAGGAAGGTGAATTTCATTGTCATTACATTGGAGGAGGCACAGTTAGGGCTCTGAGAAAATATCATGAAATTCATTGTTGAATGTCTCAAAAAGGATATTTTGTCCTCAGGGGTTCTAGACTCCAATAGATTGTCAGTGTCACCACAGAACAAATCTTcaagctacagtatgttatacTAAACTCTAACAGTATCCAGGCAGACTTAGCCTTGACACGATACCTATTAAATAAATCCAGGCTCAATTCAAGACAACGTTATCTGGCTGTCTGCCGGAACACACAAAGCAGAATAAATATAAGGTCCTTTAAAacctactgtatgtaaatatAGTGTTCTATATGGAAAACAAACATGTGATTCTAGGTGACAACATGAGGCTAAAAACATTAGGACTGTTTTTCTCAGGAAATATAGtcacttcatgttttgtttccttgccacgatactcagggtatcgcgatactggtattgtgACAACCCTAAAATCAATGTTGTCTGGCTGTCTGCGCCATACAAACTGACTTTCAACATACTTGTATAATGGTACATTAAATCAACGACAGGAGACAGAGGGGGCTGCAATTCAACTTACAGCTAAGAGGTGACAACAATGTCCATGACCTTCTGCTTCCATATGGAAAACTGATCCATCCTATCACagtgtctttttttatttgaccctttttctccccaattttattgtatccaattggtagttacagtcttgtctcacgCTGCAACTCCGTAggactcggaagaggcgaaggtcgagaagcCGTGCGTTCTCCAAAACACACCCAACCAAGCGCACTGCTTCTTGAACAACGCCcgttaacccggaagccagtcacacaatcgtgtcagcgtgcattgcgcccagccgccacaggagtcgctagagcgcgatgggacaaggacatcctgccggccaaccctcccctaacccggacgacgctgggcagaTTGTgcccgccccatgggtctccggttgcggctggctgcgacagagcctggactcgaaccaggatctctagtggcacagcgatgcagtgccttagacactgCACCGCTCGGCAAGCCGTATCACACGTCTTTCATTATATAGCCATTATTCATTCAGTAACCTTTCCTCCAttatcacattgatatggagtAGGTTACACAACAGTTACAAGGTAGTGTACTTTCCCTTGTCTATGACATAACTGGTCATATAGCAGGCTGGTTTATAATGAATGGATGTAATTGAAATAACTTGACACCTGTTTCAATCTACTAAGTGAAATGTGGCAAAGCTGTCAAAAACTACACCACACTTCAGGTGTTGGAGCAGTCTTTTCCACATCCCAGCTGGGGATTTAGTAGGAGACTGTATACCccactgtccctgaacaaggggagacacacacacatgcagacacccatgcacactgcacacacacctgcTATCCTTGTCCGTCCTGTCGTTTATGAGGGAATCCAATGGCTTTGTCACctaggagagagaaaacacataCAAACCTGTACAGCTGCAAGGCAAGACTCAGGCCTGCCCTGCGCCCTCTTGAAGTACAAGCAATATGGCCGACATGGTGAACAGAGTTAACAACGGGCAGGCAGTGGGCTGTTACTAAATCAAGACATCTGAATGTCAGCTATTCGTCAGAGAGAATGCTTGGTTTATAAACTGACCTTCTCAATGGACTTCTTGTTGTTGACTGAGTAAACTATGCAAATAACATTTGCCTGTAAAAAAGAGAGACAATGTTATTCTACCTTGKTGGGGATAGATGTTTACTTTATGGGGATAATACAGGGTTAAAATGGTATCCTACCAACCTTCGATATTTCTTGATACAACTGCTCGTCTGACTGTTCTGCTTCTACAGACACAAGACAACAACATCAAAAGACAGTATGATATTGTCTTGTCAATCTGACACGTCTCCTACTCCACTGTCCTAAGTACTGTCAGTAGAACACAGTTTCCAGTCATAACATGCATTGACTGAATCCCTGGTCTGAAAAATAACAGTCTGTCTGTAGCGGCAGTCTAGTAACACTGAACAGTGTTCAGTATTAAACATTCAGTATTGATTGATGTTCAGGCTGTATGGTCTGTGGTGTTACCTGAGTAGTCCACTATGTGTGTGGGGACTCTCTCTGGAGTTACGTCTGCTGGGATGGTGATCTCCTCCGCTCGAAGGGGAACGTCGTCAGGGAACTCCTCGCTGACCAATGACATGATCAGAGACGTCTTCCCCACTTTGGCTGTGGAGACGAGAGTACAAGTGTGTGAGTCAGACAGAAGCATCAGTGTGTGATTGCAATCAGGAKAGCAtgattccagatctgtttgtgctgtcttgccaactcctatggtcatgtgacagtgacaatgaccataggagttggcgagacggcacaaacagatctggaaccaggctacaaTGAGGAGATACTCCCTGTGATGGAGATCATCTCACACAGGGAGACATCATTAATTGAGCTTTAGTGTCACCGCTCAACATTGTACCATACAATGTGCAGGTTTCAagttaatgtcacgtgcacaagtacagtgccATGCCGTTCTTGCCATttctaaccccaacaatgcagtaatcaatatcaacgtagacctaaaaataacaaggtagagcACAAACATGAGTTATAGAAATAAGAACAACATGAAGTAAGTATGCTATATACATGGTCCGTTCCAAtagcatatttacaatgtgcagagaTACTGATTGAGGtatatatgtataggggtaaggtgactaagcATCAGGAAATATGATAAAAAGAGTAGCATATATGATGAATGTCTGTGAGTGcatagagtcagtataaatgtgtgtgtatgctgtgtgtgtgagaaaatgaagcttttgtgtgtgtgtgtgtttagagtccTGTGAgagctagctatttagcagtcttatggcttagggaaAGAAGCccttcaggagcctgttggtgtcagacttgatgcacaggtaccgcttgccgtgcgaaagtagagagaacagtctatggcttgggtggctggagtcttcaacgattttccgggccttcctttgacacagcCTGATATAAAGGTCCTGAatgacagtgatgtactggcctgtcaccaccctctgtagcgccatgcatCGAGGCGGGtactgttgccataccaagcagtgatgcagccagtcaagatgctctcgatggtgcagctgtagaactttgaggctTTGAAGCCAATGTCAAACCTTcccagcctcctgaggggaagaaGTCGCGCCTTCTTCATGACAGTGCACGTGTGTCAGCCATTTTAAGTTCTGATGATTTGCACACTGAAGAACTTGACGCTTGCGAccagctccactgcagccccaggGATGTGGATGGGGAGTGCTCGCCCCctccccgtttcctgtagtccaagatcagctccttggtcttactgacgttgagggaggttTTGCTCCGAACCACACTGTCATGTCACTGACATCCTCCCTGTAGGGTGTCTTATCGTcgctggtgatcaggcctaccaccgtcatgcCGTCCGCAAACTTtatgtgttggagtcatgcgcggAGAACAGGACGGAACTAAgcgcacacacccctgtggggacccctgttgagggtcagcgtggcgaggtgatgttgcctaccctcaccacctgggaggcccgtcaggaagtccaggatccagttgcagagggaagtgttcagtcccaggcCCTAAGCTTGGtaacgagcttggaggggacaattgtgtgaacgctgagctgtagtcaatgaacagcattctcacataggtattcctcttatctaggtgggtgaggcagtgtagaatgcaattgagattgtgtcgcTATGGATCTGCATACATTACAGACTGTTAGACTGATGTGTTGACTGACTGAAGTGTAAGATAAGAGCAGCTGCAAGAATGAACAGGTACTAGTTAAGTGTTGGAGTGTCTTATTAAATTCCATGACTTGATTGAATCCAGCACCATAGTGCACAGCCAGGGACAGAGGGCTGCAGATACTAACAGAGAGTTGCAGTTCTGATACGTtttaacatgcatcctttttccTACCATAGCATTGATCTAACACCAATGAGGGGTTTTATCAAGCCGGGTTCAATTTGCCTGCAGTAGCTTTCACCCATATTATGTTGAGTCAGATCAGTGAATGGGCTCCTGCTTCAAGGGCGGTAGGACAATTCATCAGGTTCAAGAACAGGGGCAGCCTCTGCAGGTGTGTGGAAAGGACTTGTATCCATGGACACTTGAGCTGTGTTTACAGTCTGGTGCCCAATTCTGGTCCTTTTACACTACTacttggtcttttgaccaatcagatcagctccttTTCCAGTAATTGGGAAAAAGATCAGTAGTGGGCTGTCTGTGTAAATGCATCCTTGGTTGCTGAGTGATATCACCAACGTTAGCATACACACGTATGGTTTTGGYTGCCCTCTCAAGGGACCTGTCAGCAACGCCAAAGAGAATGTGTCTATGAGAATGTGTCAATGTAGGTCAGCCAGCCAGTTGCATCTGATAAACAGATGTGAGTGAAGAACACAGGGCAGAAAGGACAACCAGCGTGTTGTCACAAGTTCCTTTAAAGGTCTCAATTCTATCACATCCTACCCACGTTACTACAAAATGTGATCATTGACAATAGTCGCtctcaaaacaaatgtaaatgRCATACCTTAAAAATTGATGCATTGTGGATATGGGAGAAGATGAATGTAAATGAAATAGGGCCCGAATTTGCAAAGCGCACTAGATGTGGCTATGGGGATTTGGGAGAAGTGTATTGTGGAGGCCAAATGCTGCAAAGTGGCCAAATGGCTAAAATACACAGAACTGAGCAGAACCTGATTTCTACTGGTTCCATTGAATAAAATGTCAAGCTGACACAGTGTGCACGAGGACAGATCGATAGTGCAAAGCGTATGCAAGGTTGAGTGAGTGTTCTATTGATACGATCCTAACCTacattactagctagctagttaaatacTGTGGCTAGAAGTTACACCAAACATAGTTTAAATAACTATAGCTACTGTGTGTATTACTAAGTGAACAAACCAACAGTCTTTATTAACTAACCAATCGCATTTGACTGCGGCatttgctagttagctaggtatTTTGTTGGCTAAACGTCTTCACAATGTCACATTGAATCAGTTCGATGCGATGGTATTCTTCGTTGTGCGGTCATTCAAAACACAACCTAGTTGTACATtcgtatatacagtgtattttgATTAATTGAATGTATTCGCGgagttaagctagctagctaattactgTGTAGGCATCAAGCGCCAGCTATATTTAATGAATCAGCCACTTACGTTCCCCAACGAGTAATATCCTCACGTCCTTCCTCATATTTGCAACTGTTTTTTTATTCACAAATCAATAAAGTCTATGTTCAATCATAAATATCATCTATTATTTGATGGCGCCTACAGCAGTTTATCTAATGCCAGGCCTGCGCAGTTTAGACTGCGCTGTCAAACTTGTGTTCGGCGCCTCTTTCTTTGTAGGACAAAACGGACGGAGGAATTTTATCCGTTAATTCGTTATCTTTTCTCTCGCTTCTTGTACAATTGAAGTTCCACGCTCAACAGCGATGCCAATTCTTGTAAATGACATAATTGTTTAAAAcgctatatttctttattttctgtaCTTTCATGACATTATGCACGAATATTTCAGACGCACACCTCCTCCAGCTGACCTCCAATACCCGGCAACTACGGCAAGCAGTAGCAGACAAACACTGTCGAAACATAATAGACAACGCATCTGCTACCCTCTAGCGCTCACCTCATGTGGTGACATTGGCTTGGAATTCAAATGTAGTGGCGTGATTTGATTTTTATTGTGAAATGATAGAGGAGGCAGGGATTCAATTGCTCTCAACTCAGAAAGACGCTGCGGGCTCGAATTGAGGGTGTATGTGAGGGTATGGCATACCCTTTGTTAAAGAAAAGGGATAAAACATACCCTTCTAATACATACAGTTATTATATATTATCACAGTTTTTTATTAGTAATCACAGTTGGTATTAGATATTATTTCAGTTGATATtaagctcatctgcgtgcacgTTGTCCTCacaagggtcttgacctgactgcagttgggCGTCATAACCGATTTCAGTGGGAAAATtatcaccttcgatggccactggagaGTGTGcacttcatggatgaatcccggcaGACAACATGTATGGCATCTTGTGGGCTAGCggattgctgatgtcaacgttgtgaatagagtgccccatggtggcggtggggttattgatttggcaggcataagctacggacaatgaacacattaCATTTTATCGACTGCATAGAGActccgtgacgagatcctggcccattgccgtgccattcatccgccgccatcaccttaagtttcagcatgatatggacggcctcatgtcgcaaggatctgtacccaATTACTGGAATCGAAAAAATtcccacttcttccatggcctgcatactcaccaaccATGTCActaattgagcatgtttgggattgcgctggatcgacagcgtgttccagttcccgccagtattcagcaacttcgcacaggtATTGAAAagcagtgggacaacattccacatgccacaatcaacagcctgatcaacttgcGAATgggatgtgtcgcgctgcatgaggcaatgtggtcacaccagatactaactggttttctgtatctgtgaccaatagatgcatatttgtattcccagttgtGTAATCCATAGATTGGTgtgaattaattaatttcaacagactgatttccttattgaaactgtaaaatctttgaaattgttgcatgttgcgcttatatttttgttcagtgtagatgataGTCTTCAGAGTGGGTTTTTGCAGCCAATGTTGGTGGAATCTCTCTCGAAAGTCAACTCTTCCCTCAGCTCTCTCTCAAAAGTCAACTCTTCCCTCAGCTCTCTCTCAAAAGTCAACTCTTCCCTCAGCTCTCTCTCAAAAGTCAACTCTTCCCTCGGATGTTGGCTTCAGCTGAAACAAGACAAGCCAGAAAAGCGTATATTAGTTTATTCACCATATGGTGTATGAATATATACTATGTACAGTACGTGcatagtgtgtgtttatgtgtgtgtgtgtgtgtgagatagggggttggtggcaccttcatttgggaggacgggctcgtggtataggttggagcggaatcagtggcatggtatcaaacacatggtttccatgtgtttgatgccattccatccgCTCCGTTCTgcccattattatgagccgtcctcccctcaggaGTCTCCTGTGGTGTGAATACTGGTGACACGGCTCTTACTGGTATAGTCCTGGGGCTGCATGGGTTTAGAGATGACCTGTCTGAGGGCCTCCACccactctctctgctccctctcctgctcACACATGAAGACAAACTGGCGGTCCGGCGTCTCCACTGTGACGCCACACCTCCACCTGTTGCCTCTGGTCCTTTTGGGAATGCACTCACTCACTGAGTAACCATTGGTCTCTGTGCCGATGAACACAACTCCCAGCTCCTCAGCATCCTGtagtaaacagacacacacaacatgttgATAGTGTAGAGATTAGGATTCGAGTGATACACACAGGTACATagcgaatacacacacacacacacccttttgaGATGATGAGGAGGTGGATTCCTTTCTTACCAGCTGGCTTTTGAAGTAAAGGAGCTTCCTGTCTTGGGAGTCCAAGATGAACCATCTCTTTTTGAACGTCTCCCTTTGCTTCCCAACAAATACACTTTAATGTCACTGTGTTCATAATGCGATTACATTGTAACAACCAGGTCACTTTATGTTTCTTCTATCCAATGTCATTATTTAGTATGATAATCACAAAGTAACTACCTACCATAGGACCTGTCTTCTCCATGTATCCTTCTTTGAGGTAGTTTCTGGTAATTCTAGTCCTCAACTGTCAGAATACACATAATGAAGAGGAATACAGAAGAAGCATTTATAAGCATCAATTAATTTATTGCTAATTGCAACAGTAGTTATTGATTGCTACGGTTGCTGAATATGTCCTTAGGCACTAGGAACCACTGTCTGTTCTTCAGGAAATATTTACATCTAAATATACTGGTATTCTGCAACATAAAACCAAGCCAATAGTTACTGGAAATACTATCTTGTGACACCCTCTCAAAGCTGAAACGTGTTGAACTTCCTCTAATGCATTGATTCATAGAAGTATGTCTTAACAACACCCTATAGTTTcacgttttattagtcgtatgtacaggatacacatggtgtacaccgtccaatgaaatgcttacttgcaagttcTTTCTCGACAATKCAACAACAATAAGAAMATCTAAGAATaacaacataaagtaaatggctcagtagaatataatagacattttatcataagtataatacaggaattTATAGTATGTTTCCACCCTAAAGTGAATGGTCTACAGGGGACAATAAAAATACCAAATTCATGTGGGGGAGACATTGGTAGCCTCTGATTTGATGGAAATAGATACTGTGCCGGTACAAACATGGTTGAAAAGAAGGGCATATACCAGAGAGAACTTTACTGAAATATAGTCTAACAAACACTTACTTCTTTATCACTTCCTGTGGGGTATGCTGTTTTCAGGTAGGCAAAGCGAGCAGCTCGAATGGCATTGAACCAGTTGACAATCTCCTGAGCAGGGAAGACTAGTAAGCTTTACACACTGATATACAGCATAATCTGCTACAGGAGGATGCCATAAAAACTATCTCCAACCAACTGTGAATACAAGCAGATCAACAAAGATCTCAGACAAAAAATACTAACAAAASCTTGTTTTGCAAAGTTGTAAATATTTTAGCATGGCTTCTTGCTCACTTATCCACTTCCTCGTGTTTTGGATGAGGCCATGTGGCGGCAARCGTCTTTCTCTTATCTCACCTGGTAGTACCAKGAGATCAGTTTGTGATTTATCMAACTCCTCTGTAGTTTTCACTTTCATAACAAACATATGGCAAAGGAGTTGTATAAAGCACACAGTGACAGATCTTTGATCACCAGGCTATAYAAAAGCTACTCTTCTATAAtaaagagagaaatacagagagaaatGCCCACCTCTCCACTTTCGTGGTAGACAAAAATACTTCTGGTGTGGCTGTCTTCCTGGTAGGTAATCTGCAGACCATGKGCGTGACCAATTTTCTCAGGTTGAAAGGTCACATTCACGTCTTTGATGGAGATGAGCGCTTTGGGCC
This sequence is a window from Salvelinus sp. IW2-2015 unplaced genomic scaffold, ASM291031v2 Un_scaffold5513, whole genome shotgun sequence. Protein-coding genes within it:
- the LOC112078297 gene encoding arf-GAP with dual PH domain-containing protein 2; the protein is MKTNGNATGRAIYEKAVPAFYYRPQKEDCAVLREQWIRAKYERMEFTGETKYPPLAYTTGFYEGMLWKKGKGQFQRRKFVLSEKEFTLAYYNKEDPSKGPKALISIKDVNVTFQPEKIGHAHGLQITYQEDSHTRSIFVYHESGEEIVNWFNAIRAARFAYLKTAYPTGSDKELRTRITRNYLKEGYMEKTGPMQRETFKKRWFILDSQDRKLLYFKSQLDAEELGVVFIGTETNGYSVSECIPKRTRGNRWRCGVTVETPDRQFVFMCEQEREQREWVEALRQVISKPMQPQDYTTEANIRGKS